A stretch of the Notamacropus eugenii isolate mMacEug1 chromosome 2, mMacEug1.pri_v2, whole genome shotgun sequence genome encodes the following:
- the CCS gene encoding copper chaperone for superoxide dismutase isoform X1 — protein sequence MERLGLSWPIHKGFPRTSEKKDSPKPSSLNSFPSPPPSSILSHEAPWYLKGRERRGACVTPQGLLGRGALLSQSSTGWALLGLLGWTLHCLFMPPALPPLDSPCFLFGGSGHSYLAGPPRAVISGWTAVWKGVYPSFCMMWGHSAFLIKNQNKSPPLEGDGTGLRKAEGGSAWPRGPLRVAGCVGIGASVSIPRLLLKCGHCLPSDPGDTCLCCRKDCNGISGLAPPPFSPLLVSFPPSPLSSGVQEVEVQLENQSVLVTTTLPSQEVQSLLENTGRQAVLKGMGSHMLSEDPENLGAAVAMLGTSGAVQGVVRFLQVSPQSCLIEGTIDGLEPGPHGLHVHQYGDLTQNCASCGDHFNPDGMPHGGPKDTHRHLGDLGNIYANADGRATFRMEDERLKVWDIIGRSLVVDAGEDDLGQGGHPLSKVTGNSGERLACGIIARSAGLFQNPKQICSCDGLTIWEERGRPLAGEGRRKPPQTPAHL from the exons ATGGAAAGATTAGGCCTCTCCTGGCCCATTCACAAGGGCTTCCCCAGGACATCAGAAAAGAAGGATTCCCCTAAACCATCATCCCTtaactcctttccttctccaccccCCTCCTCAATCCTGAGCCATGAGGCTCCCTGGTAtctgaaaggcagagagaggagaggggccTGTGTGACTCCTCAAGGTCTGCTGGGAAGGGGAGCCCTTTTGAGTCAGAGTTCTACCGGCTGGGCCCTCCTTGGCCTCCTGGGCTGGACTCTGCACTGTTTGTTCATgcctcctgccctccctcctctgGACTCACCTTGTTTCCTTTTTGGTGGTTCTGGACACAGCTATCTGGCTGGACCCCCCAGAGCAGTCATCTCTGGTTGGACAGCAGTTTGGAAAGGAGTGTACCCCAGCTTCTGTATGATGTGGGGCCATTCTGCATTTCTtatcaaaaatcaaaataagagCCCTCCCTTGGAAGGGGATGGAACAGGCCTGAGGAAGGCCGAAGGAGGGAGTGCCTGGCCCAGGGGCCCACTGAGGGTGGCTGGTTGTGTTGGTATTGGAGCCTCTGTGTCTATCCCAAGGCTTCTCTTGAAATGTGGGCACTGCCTCCCCAGTGACCCTGGGGACACGTGTTTGTGCTGCAGGAAAGACTGCAATGGAATCAGTGGACTGGCTCCTCCACCCTTCTCCCCTTTGTTGgtgtcttttcctccttctcctttgtcCTCAGGTGTCCAGGAAGTGGAGGTACAGCTGGAGAATCAGAGCGTCCTTGTGACTACCACCTTGCCCAGCCAGGAGGTGCAGAGTCTCCTGGAGAACACGGGGCGCCAGGCAGTGCTCAAGGGCATGGGCAGCCACATGCTTAGTGAGGACCCAG AGAACCTAGGGGCAGCCGTGGCCATGTTGGGGACGTCTGGGGCCGTGCAGGGAGTTGTACGCTTCCTACAAGTGTCTCCCCAAAGCTGCCTCATCGAAGGGACCATTGATGGCCTGGAGCCTGGACCCCATGGCCTCCATGTCCATCAGTATGGGGACTTGACCCAAAACTGTGCTAG CTGTGGAGATCACTTCAACCCTGATGGAATGCCCCATGGTGGCCCCAAGGACACCCACCGG CACCTGGGAGATCTGGGGAACATCTATGCCAATGCTGATGGGAGAGCTACCTTCAGGATGGAAGATGAGAGGCTCAAG GTGTGGGACATCATTGGCCGAAGCCTGGTCGTCGATGCTGGGGAAGATGATTTGGGTCAGGGAGGACACCCACTCTCCAAGGTCACTGGAAACTCTGGAGAGAG GCTAGCCTGTGGCATCATTGCTCGCTCGGCCGGCCTCTTCCAGAACCCCAAGCAGATCTGCTCCTGTGATGGCCTCACCATCTGGGAAGAGAGGGGGCGGCCCCTCGCTGGTGAGGGGCGAAGGAAGCCTCCGCAGACCCCTGCTCACCTTTGA
- the RBM14 gene encoding RNA-binding protein 14 isoform X5 has translation MKIFVGNVDGADTTPEELAALFSRFGTVMSCAVMKQFAFVHVREAAGALRAIEALHGHELRPGRALVVEMSRPRPLNTWKIFVGNVSAACTSQELRSLFERHGPVIECDVVKGDGRVS, from the coding sequence ATGAAGATCTTTGTGGGGAACGTAGACGGGGCGGACACGACTCCGGAGGAGCTCGCGGCCCTCTTCTCGCGCTTCGGCACCGTCATGAGCTGCGCCGTCATGAAGCAGTTCGCTTTCGTGCACGTGCGCGAGGCCGCGGGCGCGCTGCGCGCCATCGAGGCCCTGCACGGCCACGAACTCCGGCCGGGGCGCGCCCTCGTGGTGGAGATGTCGCGTCCGCGGCCTCTCAACACTTGGAAAATTTTCGTGGGGAACGTGTCGGCCGCGTGCACGAGCCAGGAGCTGCGCAGCCTCTTCGAGCGCCACGGGCCCGTCATCGAGTGTGACGTGGTCAAAG
- the CCS gene encoding copper chaperone for superoxide dismutase isoform X4, producing MASAVAAPAQVGDSKTACTLEFAVQMSCQSCVDAVQTSLRDVAGVQEVEVQLENQSVLVTTTLPSQEVQSLLENTGRQAVLKGMGSHMLKNLGAAVAMLGTSGAVQGVVRFLQVSPQSCLIEGTIDGLEPGPHGLHVHQYGDLTQNCASCGDHFNPDGMPHGGPKDTHRHLGDLGNIYANADGRATFRMEDERLKVWDIIGRSLVVDAGEDDLGQGGHPLSKVTGNSGERLACGIIARSAGLFQNPKQICSCDGLTIWEERGRPLAGEGRRKPPQTPAHL from the exons ATGGCTTCTGCTGTAGCTGCGCCTGCGCAGGTTGGGGACAGCAAGACAGCATGCACG CTGGAGTTTGCTGTCCAAATGAGCTGCCAGAGCTGCGTGGACGCGGTGCAGACATCCCTGCGTGATGTGGCAG GTGTCCAGGAAGTGGAGGTACAGCTGGAGAATCAGAGCGTCCTTGTGACTACCACCTTGCCCAGCCAGGAGGTGCAGAGTCTCCTGGAGAACACGGGGCGCCAGGCAGTGCTCAAGGGCATGGGCAGCCACATGCTTA AGAACCTAGGGGCAGCCGTGGCCATGTTGGGGACGTCTGGGGCCGTGCAGGGAGTTGTACGCTTCCTACAAGTGTCTCCCCAAAGCTGCCTCATCGAAGGGACCATTGATGGCCTGGAGCCTGGACCCCATGGCCTCCATGTCCATCAGTATGGGGACTTGACCCAAAACTGTGCTAG CTGTGGAGATCACTTCAACCCTGATGGAATGCCCCATGGTGGCCCCAAGGACACCCACCGG CACCTGGGAGATCTGGGGAACATCTATGCCAATGCTGATGGGAGAGCTACCTTCAGGATGGAAGATGAGAGGCTCAAG GTGTGGGACATCATTGGCCGAAGCCTGGTCGTCGATGCTGGGGAAGATGATTTGGGTCAGGGAGGACACCCACTCTCCAAGGTCACTGGAAACTCTGGAGAGAG GCTAGCCTGTGGCATCATTGCTCGCTCGGCCGGCCTCTTCCAGAACCCCAAGCAGATCTGCTCCTGTGATGGCCTCACCATCTGGGAAGAGAGGGGGCGGCCCCTCGCTGGTGAGGGGCGAAGGAAGCCTCCGCAGACCCCTGCTCACCTTTGA
- the CCS gene encoding copper chaperone for superoxide dismutase isoform X3, with translation MASAVAAPAQVGDSKTACTLEFAVQMSCQSCVDAVQTSLRDVAGVQEVEVQLENQSVLVTTTLPSQEVQSLLENTGRQAVLKGMGSHMLSEDPENLGAAVAMLGTSGAVQGVVRFLQVSPQSCLIEGTIDGLEPGPHGLHVHQYGDLTQNCASCGDHFNPDGMPHGGPKDTHRHLGDLGNIYANADGRATFRMEDERLKVWDIIGRSLVVDAGEDDLGQGGHPLSKVTGNSGERLACGIIARSAGLFQNPKQICSCDGLTIWEERGRPLAGEGRRKPPQTPAHL, from the exons ATGGCTTCTGCTGTAGCTGCGCCTGCGCAGGTTGGGGACAGCAAGACAGCATGCACG CTGGAGTTTGCTGTCCAAATGAGCTGCCAGAGCTGCGTGGACGCGGTGCAGACATCCCTGCGTGATGTGGCAG GTGTCCAGGAAGTGGAGGTACAGCTGGAGAATCAGAGCGTCCTTGTGACTACCACCTTGCCCAGCCAGGAGGTGCAGAGTCTCCTGGAGAACACGGGGCGCCAGGCAGTGCTCAAGGGCATGGGCAGCCACATGCTTAGTGAGGACCCAG AGAACCTAGGGGCAGCCGTGGCCATGTTGGGGACGTCTGGGGCCGTGCAGGGAGTTGTACGCTTCCTACAAGTGTCTCCCCAAAGCTGCCTCATCGAAGGGACCATTGATGGCCTGGAGCCTGGACCCCATGGCCTCCATGTCCATCAGTATGGGGACTTGACCCAAAACTGTGCTAG CTGTGGAGATCACTTCAACCCTGATGGAATGCCCCATGGTGGCCCCAAGGACACCCACCGG CACCTGGGAGATCTGGGGAACATCTATGCCAATGCTGATGGGAGAGCTACCTTCAGGATGGAAGATGAGAGGCTCAAG GTGTGGGACATCATTGGCCGAAGCCTGGTCGTCGATGCTGGGGAAGATGATTTGGGTCAGGGAGGACACCCACTCTCCAAGGTCACTGGAAACTCTGGAGAGAG GCTAGCCTGTGGCATCATTGCTCGCTCGGCCGGCCTCTTCCAGAACCCCAAGCAGATCTGCTCCTGTGATGGCCTCACCATCTGGGAAGAGAGGGGGCGGCCCCTCGCTGGTGAGGGGCGAAGGAAGCCTCCGCAGACCCCTGCTCACCTTTGA
- the CCS gene encoding copper chaperone for superoxide dismutase isoform X6 produces the protein MSCQSCVDAVQTSLRDVAGVQEVEVQLENQSVLVTTTLPSQEVQSLLENTGRQAVLKGMGSHMLKNLGAAVAMLGTSGAVQGVVRFLQVSPQSCLIEGTIDGLEPGPHGLHVHQYGDLTQNCASCGDHFNPDGMPHGGPKDTHRHLGDLGNIYANADGRATFRMEDERLKVWDIIGRSLVVDAGEDDLGQGGHPLSKVTGNSGERLACGIIARSAGLFQNPKQICSCDGLTIWEERGRPLAGEGRRKPPQTPAHL, from the exons ATGAGCTGCCAGAGCTGCGTGGACGCGGTGCAGACATCCCTGCGTGATGTGGCAG GTGTCCAGGAAGTGGAGGTACAGCTGGAGAATCAGAGCGTCCTTGTGACTACCACCTTGCCCAGCCAGGAGGTGCAGAGTCTCCTGGAGAACACGGGGCGCCAGGCAGTGCTCAAGGGCATGGGCAGCCACATGCTTA AGAACCTAGGGGCAGCCGTGGCCATGTTGGGGACGTCTGGGGCCGTGCAGGGAGTTGTACGCTTCCTACAAGTGTCTCCCCAAAGCTGCCTCATCGAAGGGACCATTGATGGCCTGGAGCCTGGACCCCATGGCCTCCATGTCCATCAGTATGGGGACTTGACCCAAAACTGTGCTAG CTGTGGAGATCACTTCAACCCTGATGGAATGCCCCATGGTGGCCCCAAGGACACCCACCGG CACCTGGGAGATCTGGGGAACATCTATGCCAATGCTGATGGGAGAGCTACCTTCAGGATGGAAGATGAGAGGCTCAAG GTGTGGGACATCATTGGCCGAAGCCTGGTCGTCGATGCTGGGGAAGATGATTTGGGTCAGGGAGGACACCCACTCTCCAAGGTCACTGGAAACTCTGGAGAGAG GCTAGCCTGTGGCATCATTGCTCGCTCGGCCGGCCTCTTCCAGAACCCCAAGCAGATCTGCTCCTGTGATGGCCTCACCATCTGGGAAGAGAGGGGGCGGCCCCTCGCTGGTGAGGGGCGAAGGAAGCCTCCGCAGACCCCTGCTCACCTTTGA
- the CCDC87 gene encoding coiled-coil domain-containing protein 87 has protein sequence MERRKNGIGRRKRRGPPSDRSADPELQKLYHRLLRPLSLFPDEEAQIPASPEPLPTSTQISSDVRVGRDSYFMEQLSPGSLCLLVSERLSRVGHAPEVPLEGRRRLAEVILSELQYGWQMPQPEPGLNARDQQKLRQRVETHVVLSSEQLFVRYLHLLITLSVPESVLTEPATLARLSACLASDCSRFLTSPVVYRRLVSDFKDLQGLCSFLKKGSGDHFRKQALIPQQTIGTFQASKHCPLPWPHSTGFSQIPCSALNMSYLIHLSRPADFVARPCPDRLKGLRSIPDLDQRKYLRWLPNLPPRSPKELEVVPAQKRDLSGILSSAEHLDLETFLRLHNPRKCRSLPSLREGWKLSNELGICSPPPRTLTPLILGWETQTKAFDGSASEDLKQMMKTFEVGLSRKPQQTSALPPLLGALTRGPKGNHRVEELERTLKTLQEEEASGKWDYQPTLGAAVHPQPVTVALKLKDQTVLQAAAVRISERVFHDSFFVKEENVLYNHLSGELDSKILEDLDAVLFAGAGIQEIYKELLSRVSADYLLFDRAPFMETSSDKDWSSLMASTLLYRDPKYRIINPVLDGIGKHRIHSLNFDPFPPPPTPHPPKQWVKSKASWMRWWKATLTPDDYFLYLATQDCDFLHVIFHMYPEEEPVQIPVIIKDTLELPPLPPLVQEEDAGEFVPGIWDANSVLEDGLGAEGSRALGDHRKVKRLQRRLERIWAALQVPDKDRLDMAIKYSTNARVGQLPALVTAWEKALHPIQERELLLAELERFEQEASDPNRFYLKVDYDLWRWTEESQIRSDLYAKISRVETLLTKLLRDIQIAFGESVTYKGRCYLEKMKRDKVEMLYWLQQERRAKKLARVQKGSRLPSLNPKNTGNSENDLIPSPRNV, from the coding sequence ATGGAGCGCAGGAAGAACGGCATCGGGCGAAGGAAGCGGCGGGGGCCGCCGTCGGACAGGAGCGCGGACCCGGAGCTCCAGAAGCTGTACCATCGGCTTTTGCGGCCGCTGTCGCTGTTTCCCGACGAGGAGGCACAGATCCCGGCGAGCCCCGAGCCGCTGCCCACGTCTACGCAGATCAGCAGTGATGTCCGAGTGGGCCGGGACTCCTACTTCATGGAACAACTGTCTCCGGGCTCGCTGTGCTTGCTGGTGTCGGAGCGGCTGTCCCGCGTGGGCCACGCGCCCGAAGTGCCCCTGGAGGGCCGACGCCGGCTGGCCGAGGTCATCCTGTCCGAGCTGCAGTACGGCTGGCAGATGCCGCAGCCCGAGCCGGGACTCAACGCACGGGACCAGCAGAAGCTGCGGCAGCGCGTGGAGACCCATGTGGTGCTGTCCTCGGAGCAGCTCTTCGTGCGCTACCTGCACCTGCTGATCACCCTGTCCGTGCCCGAGTCCGTGCTCACCGAGCCTGCCACACTAGCGCGCCTGTCTGCCTGCCTGGCCTCCGACTGCTCCCGCTTCCTCACCAGTCCGGTCGTCTACCGCCGCCTGGTCTCTGACTTCAAAGACCTGCAGGGCCTCTGTTCCTTCCTGAAGAAGGGCTCGGGGGACCATTTCCGCAAGCAAGCCCTCATTCCACAGCAAACCATTGGCACCTTCCAGGCATCCAAGCACTGCCCTCTGCCTTGGCCGCACAGCACAGGCTTCTCCCAGATCCCGTGCTCGGCCCTGAACATGAGTTACTTGATTCACTTGAGCCGGCCAGCAGACTTCGTAGCCAGGCCGTGTCCAGACCGTTTAAAAGGGCTTCGGTCCATCCCAGACCTGGACCAGAGAAAGTACCTGCGCTGGCTGCCCAATCTACCCCCTAGATCCCCCAAGGAGCTTGAGGTTGTCCCCGCCCAGAAGCGTGACCTCTCAGGGATTTTGAGTTCGGCGGAACATCTGGATTTGGAGACCTTCCTGCGGCTGCATAACCCGAGGAAGTGTCGCTCTTTGCCCAGCCTGAGAGAAGGTTGGAAACTTTCCAATGAACTGGGCATATGTTCGCCTCCCCCTCGGACTTTGACCCCACTGATCCTAGGCTGGGAGACCCAAACGAAAGCCTTCGATGGCTCAGCTTCAGAGGACCTCAAGCAGATGATGAAAACCTTCGAGGTGGGGCTGTCCAGGAAGCCCCAGCAGACCTCAGCTTTGCCCCCTCTCCTTGGAGCCCTGACCCGTGGCCCAAAAGGCAACCACCGAGTGGAGGAGCTGGAGAGGACTCTAAAGACTCTCCAAGAAGAAGAAGCCTCAGGAAAGTGGGACTACCAGCCCACCCTGGGGGCAGCTGTGCATCCCCAACCAGTCACAGTGGCCCTAAAACTGAAGGATCAGACAGTGTTGCAGGCAGCGGCTGTGAGAATCTCTGAGCGGGTGTTCCACGACAGCTTCTTTGTGAAGGAGGAAAATGTTCTCTATAACCACCTGTCAGGCGAGTTAGACAGCAAAATCTTGGAAGACCTGGATGCTGTCCTCTTTGCTGGAGCTGGCATCCAGGAGATCTACAAGGAGCTTCTGAGTCGAGTCTCAGCTGACTATCTACTCTTTGATAGGGCGCCATTTATGGAGACCTCCTCAGACAAGGACTGGTCAAGCCTCATGGCCTCAACCTTACTGTACAGAGACCCCAAGTATCGCATCATCAACCCTGTCCTGGATGGCATTGGAAAGCATAGAAtacattccttaaactttgaccCATTCCCCCCTCCACCGACTCCCCACCCACCTAAGCAGTGGGTCAAAAGCAAGGCCTCATGGATGCGCTGGTGGAAGGCCACACTGACCCCAGATGACTACTTCTTGTACCTAGCCACTCAGGATTGTGACTTCCTCCATGTGATCTTCCATATGTACCCAGAAGAGGAACCCGTTCAGATTCCTGTTATCATCAAAGACACATTGGAACTTCCACCCCTGCCTCCGCTGGTGCAGGAGGAGGATGCTGGGGAGTTTGTGCCAGGGATCTGGGATGCCAACTCAGTCCTAGAGGATGGCCTGGGAGCTGAAGGGAGCAGAGCCCTGGGGGACCACAGGAAGGTGAAGAGACTCCAGAGACGACTGGAGAGAATCTGGGCAGCCCTGCAGGTGCCAGACAAAGATCGGCTGGACATGGCCATCAAGTACAGCACCAATGCCCGTGTGGGGCAGCTTCCTGCCCTGGTGACTGCCTGGGAGAAGGCCTTGCACCCCATCCAGGAGCGAGAGCTCTTGTTGGCTGAGCTGGAACGCTTTGAGCAAGAAGCCTCCGACCCCAACCGATTCTACCTGAAGGTCGATTATGACCTCTGGCGCTGGACAGAAGAGTCCCAGATCCGCAGTGACTTGTATGCGAAGATCAGTAGAGTGGAGACCTTGCTGACCAAACTCCTGCGAGATATCCAGATTGCCTTTGGGGAGTCGGTGACATACAAGGGGCGCTGCTATCTGGAGAAGATGAAGAGGGACAAAGTGGAGATGCTGTACTGGCTGCAGCAGGAACGGAGAGCCAAGAAGCTGGCCCGGGTCCAAAAGGGCTCACGACTGCCTTCCCTTAACCCTAAAAACACAGGAAACTCAGAAAATGACCTCATTCCCTCTCCCAGAAATGTCTAA
- the CCS gene encoding copper chaperone for superoxide dismutase isoform X2: MERLGLSWPIHKGFPRTSEKKDSPKPSSLNSFPSPPPSSILSHEAPWYLKGRERRGACVTPQGLLGRGALLSQSSTGWALLGLLGWTLHCLFMPPALPPLDSPCFLFGGSGHSYLAGPPRAVISGWTAVWKGVYPSFCMMWGHSAFLIKNQNKSPPLEGDGTGLRKAEGGSAWPRGPLRVAGCVGIGASVSIPRLLLKCGHCLPSDPGDTCLCCRKDCNGISGLAPPPFSPLLVSFPPSPLSSGVQEVEVQLENQSVLVTTTLPSQEVQSLLENTGRQAVLKGMGSHMLKNLGAAVAMLGTSGAVQGVVRFLQVSPQSCLIEGTIDGLEPGPHGLHVHQYGDLTQNCASCGDHFNPDGMPHGGPKDTHRHLGDLGNIYANADGRATFRMEDERLKVWDIIGRSLVVDAGEDDLGQGGHPLSKVTGNSGERLACGIIARSAGLFQNPKQICSCDGLTIWEERGRPLAGEGRRKPPQTPAHL; this comes from the exons ATGGAAAGATTAGGCCTCTCCTGGCCCATTCACAAGGGCTTCCCCAGGACATCAGAAAAGAAGGATTCCCCTAAACCATCATCCCTtaactcctttccttctccaccccCCTCCTCAATCCTGAGCCATGAGGCTCCCTGGTAtctgaaaggcagagagaggagaggggccTGTGTGACTCCTCAAGGTCTGCTGGGAAGGGGAGCCCTTTTGAGTCAGAGTTCTACCGGCTGGGCCCTCCTTGGCCTCCTGGGCTGGACTCTGCACTGTTTGTTCATgcctcctgccctccctcctctgGACTCACCTTGTTTCCTTTTTGGTGGTTCTGGACACAGCTATCTGGCTGGACCCCCCAGAGCAGTCATCTCTGGTTGGACAGCAGTTTGGAAAGGAGTGTACCCCAGCTTCTGTATGATGTGGGGCCATTCTGCATTTCTtatcaaaaatcaaaataagagCCCTCCCTTGGAAGGGGATGGAACAGGCCTGAGGAAGGCCGAAGGAGGGAGTGCCTGGCCCAGGGGCCCACTGAGGGTGGCTGGTTGTGTTGGTATTGGAGCCTCTGTGTCTATCCCAAGGCTTCTCTTGAAATGTGGGCACTGCCTCCCCAGTGACCCTGGGGACACGTGTTTGTGCTGCAGGAAAGACTGCAATGGAATCAGTGGACTGGCTCCTCCACCCTTCTCCCCTTTGTTGgtgtcttttcctccttctcctttgtcCTCAGGTGTCCAGGAAGTGGAGGTACAGCTGGAGAATCAGAGCGTCCTTGTGACTACCACCTTGCCCAGCCAGGAGGTGCAGAGTCTCCTGGAGAACACGGGGCGCCAGGCAGTGCTCAAGGGCATGGGCAGCCACATGCTTA AGAACCTAGGGGCAGCCGTGGCCATGTTGGGGACGTCTGGGGCCGTGCAGGGAGTTGTACGCTTCCTACAAGTGTCTCCCCAAAGCTGCCTCATCGAAGGGACCATTGATGGCCTGGAGCCTGGACCCCATGGCCTCCATGTCCATCAGTATGGGGACTTGACCCAAAACTGTGCTAG CTGTGGAGATCACTTCAACCCTGATGGAATGCCCCATGGTGGCCCCAAGGACACCCACCGG CACCTGGGAGATCTGGGGAACATCTATGCCAATGCTGATGGGAGAGCTACCTTCAGGATGGAAGATGAGAGGCTCAAG GTGTGGGACATCATTGGCCGAAGCCTGGTCGTCGATGCTGGGGAAGATGATTTGGGTCAGGGAGGACACCCACTCTCCAAGGTCACTGGAAACTCTGGAGAGAG GCTAGCCTGTGGCATCATTGCTCGCTCGGCCGGCCTCTTCCAGAACCCCAAGCAGATCTGCTCCTGTGATGGCCTCACCATCTGGGAAGAGAGGGGGCGGCCCCTCGCTGGTGAGGGGCGAAGGAAGCCTCCGCAGACCCCTGCTCACCTTTGA
- the CCS gene encoding copper chaperone for superoxide dismutase isoform X5 codes for MSCQSCVDAVQTSLRDVAGVQEVEVQLENQSVLVTTTLPSQEVQSLLENTGRQAVLKGMGSHMLSEDPENLGAAVAMLGTSGAVQGVVRFLQVSPQSCLIEGTIDGLEPGPHGLHVHQYGDLTQNCASCGDHFNPDGMPHGGPKDTHRHLGDLGNIYANADGRATFRMEDERLKVWDIIGRSLVVDAGEDDLGQGGHPLSKVTGNSGERLACGIIARSAGLFQNPKQICSCDGLTIWEERGRPLAGEGRRKPPQTPAHL; via the exons ATGAGCTGCCAGAGCTGCGTGGACGCGGTGCAGACATCCCTGCGTGATGTGGCAG GTGTCCAGGAAGTGGAGGTACAGCTGGAGAATCAGAGCGTCCTTGTGACTACCACCTTGCCCAGCCAGGAGGTGCAGAGTCTCCTGGAGAACACGGGGCGCCAGGCAGTGCTCAAGGGCATGGGCAGCCACATGCTTAGTGAGGACCCAG AGAACCTAGGGGCAGCCGTGGCCATGTTGGGGACGTCTGGGGCCGTGCAGGGAGTTGTACGCTTCCTACAAGTGTCTCCCCAAAGCTGCCTCATCGAAGGGACCATTGATGGCCTGGAGCCTGGACCCCATGGCCTCCATGTCCATCAGTATGGGGACTTGACCCAAAACTGTGCTAG CTGTGGAGATCACTTCAACCCTGATGGAATGCCCCATGGTGGCCCCAAGGACACCCACCGG CACCTGGGAGATCTGGGGAACATCTATGCCAATGCTGATGGGAGAGCTACCTTCAGGATGGAAGATGAGAGGCTCAAG GTGTGGGACATCATTGGCCGAAGCCTGGTCGTCGATGCTGGGGAAGATGATTTGGGTCAGGGAGGACACCCACTCTCCAAGGTCACTGGAAACTCTGGAGAGAG GCTAGCCTGTGGCATCATTGCTCGCTCGGCCGGCCTCTTCCAGAACCCCAAGCAGATCTGCTCCTGTGATGGCCTCACCATCTGGGAAGAGAGGGGGCGGCCCCTCGCTGGTGAGGGGCGAAGGAAGCCTCCGCAGACCCCTGCTCACCTTTGA